A DNA window from Phoenix dactylifera cultivar Barhee BC4 chromosome 13, palm_55x_up_171113_PBpolish2nd_filt_p, whole genome shotgun sequence contains the following coding sequences:
- the LOC103709654 gene encoding uncharacterized protein LOC103709654 isoform X1, translated as MADTNHACPRCPHCAGPLSKDMETSSWTVAPLIRDSFCMIGSAVGGTASAFYGFNHAMPIVRRWVKGPMWIHFLIGAPPVIVFSSACAGLAGGALPALAQLASSSYHAAMSSSSLAHSSSQDDNMHKTRNSSPL; from the exons ATGGCGGATACGAATCACGCTTGCCCGAGATGTCCTCACTGCGCGGGGCCTCTCTCCAAGGACATG GAAACGAGCAGTTGGACCGTGGCGCCGCTGATCCGAGATAGCTTTTGCATG ATTGGTTCTGCTGTTGGAGGAACAGCAAGCGCATTCTATGGATTTAATCATG CTATGCCTATTGTCAGAAGGTGGGTGAAGGGGCCTATGTGGATACATTTTCTTATTGGT GCTCCACCTGTAATTGTCTTCTCTTCGGCATGTGCTGGATTGGCAG GTGGTGCTCTACCAGCTCTCGCTCAACTGGCCTCTTCATCATATCATGCAGCCATGTCATCATCCTCCCTGGCGCATTCCTCCTCCCAGGATGATAACATGCACAAAACAAGAAACTCCTCCCCTCTGTAA
- the LOC103709654 gene encoding uncharacterized protein LOC103709654 isoform X2, producing the protein MADTNHACPRCPHCAGPLSKDMETSSWTVAPLIRDSFCMIGSAVGGTASAFYGFNHAMPIVRRWVKGPMWIHFLIGAPPVIVFSSACAGLADYLIRLLCSKMTNKGELLAL; encoded by the exons ATGGCGGATACGAATCACGCTTGCCCGAGATGTCCTCACTGCGCGGGGCCTCTCTCCAAGGACATG GAAACGAGCAGTTGGACCGTGGCGCCGCTGATCCGAGATAGCTTTTGCATG ATTGGTTCTGCTGTTGGAGGAACAGCAAGCGCATTCTATGGATTTAATCATG CTATGCCTATTGTCAGAAGGTGGGTGAAGGGGCCTATGTGGATACATTTTCTTATTGGT GCTCCACCTGTAATTGTCTTCTCTTCGGCATGTGCTGGATTGGCAG ATTATTTGATTCGTTTGCTATGCTCCAAAATGACAAATAAAGGAGAGCTGCTGGCTTTATGA